The region TTATTTATGCTTCCTTCCCCGCCTAATGGGGACTGAAAAAGCGGTACTACTCACCAATAACATACTGCCCCAGCCCAAACACGCAACCCTTACCCACATGCACAATCTCTCCCAGCCTAATCAGCGGCGAAAATTCCTGCCAGCCATCACCATAAGCTACGCGGCCAACTAGTCCACCCATGTTCATCTTCACGTCCTTGCGGTGTGAGTACCGTTCCCAATCAACAAGCTTTAGCTCCTGGGCCAATGTTGGCACATCTGTGGCCCGCTCGACCAGCCCTTTATAATCAATATCAGCCGTTTCATAGCCATGATAAAAGTAGTACAGCGTGCTTATCCGCCTCAAGAGATTACGAACAAGTACGTGAAACGGAATTTCCAACACTAGACTATGTTCATATTTAAGCCTGGTCATAGTCAAGAAATCCAACGTCAAAATATCACCTGACGGGCAGTTACTTTGCAGTTCGGCCAGTGTCCGCTGACATTGTACCGGAGTGATCCTATTCGAACCCGAGTTATATATCGACCTTGCCTGCCCGCTGGCAGCGTCGACAGCCGCGACATCTGCCAGAGTAAACGGCAACCGTCCCTTACCCAACCCGACGTTGCCCAGCTCCTTAAATGCCAATACAAAGTACGGCAGATATTGGATGGCTTGTCCTATTAGCACAAGTCCAAACTCCAATGTCTCCCCTGGCGTATAATTGGTTTTAGTCTCAAGCGGCGGCTCAATAACAAACGGGCGCGGAATATCGCTATAATGTTTAAGAACAGCGCTGCCAGGCGGCGGCGCCGGTTCAAAGATAAGCGCATACGGACAGGTCTGTGCCAGCATGCAGTCCCGGCATTCGCACTTTGGCTGGCTGCAGGCGATACGGCGGAAGACATGGCCAAAGCCGCCTCTGATGGTGGACCCCTTATACGGCGGGAGGTTAAGCCCCTGCTCCCCGGCTGCTAGGGACAGGCGGTATACCGCAACTTTAAAATCTGCAAAACACAAAAACATTGATTAGCCCCCTTTAATACGGGAATATAGCTATTATTATTCCATATTTGGATTATTTTACCTGCACGTTGTCATTAAAAAAGAGCCCAAATCACCCTCTTCGGAAATGCTGCCATATTCGGACAATCTCCGGCTGTTCACATCCATATGTTGGATATTTATATTGCGCACATACATCGACGTGCCGGGCCGCCAACGCGATCAGATTCCGGCATCTACCTTTATCTGTAGTGTATTGGCAGCCTTTGGTCTGGTGGTCATCGGCCTCATTTTTAATCCGGTATGGGCTAAACCGAGAGCTTTTGAGCTGTGGCCGCTTGCTGTTCTGCTTATTTCCAGTTGGGCTAGCACGGCTTTGGGCGCGCTGCTGTGGAACACTAGCGTGCACCATATCGGCGCATCTACAGCATCCCTGTTTTAAACGGTTCACCGGTAGTGGGCGTATTTGCCTCGGGTTATTTTTAGGAGAAAACATTGCCTGGCAGCATTATGTGGCGCTTTTTCCGGTAATCACCGGTGTTATCCTGGGGACAGGTACATTAACCAATCGGCATAAAGAAACCGGCAACAGTAAAGGCCAGGAAGCCTCATAAAGCTTCTTGGCCTTTACTGGTTTAAATTCTTCATATTTGAGTTGATTCGACATTTATCTTCTGTTAAGATTGTAGCACACGCATTTACATATTTACAGTTAATCTCCAATTTAAAAGTACAACCTAAATTGGTATTAATTAGTCCAAAACATGAATAATAACGGTATAAGGAGGAACTGGCCAGTGGCTGACAAAAATGTCCAAGACAATAGTAGACTCTTTTTTGAAGGGCCTGACGATAGCTTGAGTCCCCGCGAGGCCATAGCCGAAGCCAAACGCTGCTTAAACTGCAAAACGCCATCCTGCCGGACAGGCTGTCCGATTGAGAATGAGATACCCCAGTTCATTGCGGCCCTGGCCAAAGGTAATGTTGGCGAAGCGAGCAGTATTATTGCCCGCCGCAGCAATCTGCCGGCCGTATGTGGCCGGGTATGCCCTCATGAACACCAGTGCGAAGGCGCATGCGTGCTGGCCAAGAAAGGCAAAGGTATCCGTATTGGCAAGCTTGAGCAATTTGTCGCTGACTTTGACGCGGAAATGGAGCTGACCACCCCTATTCCCCCGAGTACGTTTATCGGCAGAGTAGCAGTCATCGGCTCCGGTCCTGCCGGACTGACGGTCGCCGGCGATCTTGCCAAAATGGGCTATTCGGTTGTCGTCTTTGAAAACCAGACCGAGCCTGGCGGTGTGCTCATGTACGGTATCCCGGACTTTCGTTTAAAAAAGGATGTCGTCCGGCGGGAAATTCGGCGAATCGAGCGGTTGGGCGTCAAATTCAATAATGAAATTTTGGTCGGCCCGGACATCACGATTGATGAATTGTTTGCCGACGGCTATGACGCTATTTTTATCGGCACAGGCACGGCCTTACCCCGGACACTTGACGTGCCGGGCAAGGATTTGCCCGGCGTACTGCAGGCCACTTACTTTCTGCAAATGGTAGCATTAGCCCGGTCCGGTCAAGTTGACCGCAAGGAAGTGCCTGTGCAACTGGGCGACAACGTCATTGTCATCGGTGCCGGCAATGTAGGCATGGACGCCGCCCGCACCGCCATCCGCCTGGGAGCACGGGCTACGATCGTCTACCACCGTACCGAAAAAGAAATGACTGCCTTACCGTCAGAATATCAACAAGCGCGGGAAGAAGGTGTCGAATTTGTCTGGCTGGCCAGTACCCGGCAATTTCTCGGCAAGGACAAACTTACCGGCCTTGAGTATGAGGTCATGGAAATAAGTAGTAGCCAAACTCTTACGGGAACAGGACGCCGGGA is a window of Sporomusaceae bacterium ACPt DNA encoding:
- the gltD_2 gene encoding Glutamate synthase [NADPH] small chain; protein product: MADKNVQDNSRLFFEGPDDSLSPREAIAEAKRCLNCKTPSCRTGCPIENEIPQFIAALAKGNVGEASSIIARRSNLPAVCGRVCPHEHQCEGACVLAKKGKGIRIGKLEQFVADFDAEMELTTPIPPSTFIGRVAVIGSGPAGLTVAGDLAKMGYSVVVFENQTEPGGVLMYGIPDFRLKKDVVRREIRRIERLGVKFNNEILVGPDITIDELFADGYDAIFIGTGTALPRTLDVPGKDLPGVLQATYFLQMVALARSGQVDRKEVPVQLGDNVIVIGAGNVGMDAARTAIRLGARATIVYHRTEKEMTALPSEYQQAREEGVEFVWLASTRQFLGKDKLTGLEYEVMEISSSQTLTGTGRREQLKADKVILAIGQRPAARIVSTTRGIQVNDKGYVITKDRPYGMTTRRGVFAGGDVVHEPATVVLAMKEAKKVAQGIAMYIEAKKLLEDCGV